From a single Ailuropoda melanoleuca isolate Jingjing chromosome 12, ASM200744v2, whole genome shotgun sequence genomic region:
- the LOC100468593 gene encoding free fatty acid receptor 2 isoform X2 produces MEKRRMALEPRSRGLLSFYIIYFLTGLPANLVALWAFVGRVRQPQPAPVHILLLSLTLADLLLLLLLPFKMIEAAYDFRWPLGDALCVLTAYGFYSSIYCSTWLLAGIGIERYRSVAFPVQYQQSRRPVYGVIASLVSFLLSFGHCSIVIIVHYLPTNNTGGDAKDLPACYENFTPEQLDVLLPVRLELCLVLFFIPMAVTIFCYWRFVRIMLSRPQVGRQKRWRAMGLAAVTLFNFLVCFGPYNVSHVVGFFQKKSELWRACAVLLSAFNACVDPLIFYFSSSAVRKAFDKRLRSLQSWGASLSGYCRKRAGEPAAERKEGSLGMANINFTGD; encoded by the coding sequence GAAGGATGGCGCTAGAGCCCCGAAGCAGAGGTCTTCTCTCTTTCTACATAATATATTtcctcactggtctccctgccaACCTCGTGGCCCTGTGGGCCTTCGTGGGACGGGTCCgccagccccagcctgcccctgTCCACATCCTCCTGCTCAGCCTGACGCTGGCGgacctcctgctgctgctgctgctgcccttcAAGATGATTGAGGCTGCGTACGACTTCCGCTGGCCCTTGGGGGACGccctctgtgtcctcactgcTTACGGCTTCTACAGCAGCATCTACTGCAGCACGTGGCTCCTGGCGGGCATCGGCATCGAGCGCTACCGCAGTGTGGCTTTCCCCGTGCAGTACCAGCAGTCCCGTCGACCCGTGTATGGAGTGATCGCCTCCCTGGTCTCCTTCCTCTTGTCCTTCGGACACTGCAGCATTGTGATCATCGTCCACTACTTACCAACCAACAACACGGGGGGTGATGCCAAAGACCTCCCTGCCTGCTATGAGAACTTCACCCCAGAGCAACTGGATGTGTTGCTTCCTGTGCGGCTAGAGCTGTGTCTCGTCCTCTTCTTCATCCCCATGGCGGTCACCATCTTCTGCTACTGGCGCTTTGTGCGTATCATGCTCTCCAGACCCCAAGTGGGAAGGCAGAAGCGCTGGAGAGCCATGGGGCTGGCCGCTGTGACCCTCTTCAACTTCCTGGTCTGCTTTGGGCCTTATAACGTGTCTCATGTGGTGGGGTTCTTCCAGAAAAAGAGTGAACTCTGGCGGGCATGCGCGGTGCTGCTCAGTGCTTTCAATGCTTGTGTCGACCCCTTGATTTTCTACTTCTCCTCCTCAGCTGTGCGCAAAGCCTTTGATAAAAGGCTACGCAGTCTGCAGAGCTGGGGTGCCTCACTGTCAGGGTACTGCAGGAAAAGAGCTGGCGAGCCGGCTGCAGAGCGAAAAGAGGGGAGTTTAGGTATGGCCAATATCAACTTCACAGGAGACTAA
- the LOC100468593 gene encoding free fatty acid receptor 2 isoform X1, whose protein sequence is MQRNREWIHLGLGLGNPWSERILTSSFVSSGRMALEPRSRGLLSFYIIYFLTGLPANLVALWAFVGRVRQPQPAPVHILLLSLTLADLLLLLLLPFKMIEAAYDFRWPLGDALCVLTAYGFYSSIYCSTWLLAGIGIERYRSVAFPVQYQQSRRPVYGVIASLVSFLLSFGHCSIVIIVHYLPTNNTGGDAKDLPACYENFTPEQLDVLLPVRLELCLVLFFIPMAVTIFCYWRFVRIMLSRPQVGRQKRWRAMGLAAVTLFNFLVCFGPYNVSHVVGFFQKKSELWRACAVLLSAFNACVDPLIFYFSSSAVRKAFDKRLRSLQSWGASLSGYCRKRAGEPAAERKEGSLGMANINFTGD, encoded by the coding sequence ATGCAACGAAACAGAGAATGGATCCACCTTGGCTTGGGGCTGGGAAACCCATGGTCAGAGAGGATTCTGACTTCATCTTTCGTCTCTTCAGGAAGGATGGCGCTAGAGCCCCGAAGCAGAGGTCTTCTCTCTTTCTACATAATATATTtcctcactggtctccctgccaACCTCGTGGCCCTGTGGGCCTTCGTGGGACGGGTCCgccagccccagcctgcccctgTCCACATCCTCCTGCTCAGCCTGACGCTGGCGgacctcctgctgctgctgctgctgcccttcAAGATGATTGAGGCTGCGTACGACTTCCGCTGGCCCTTGGGGGACGccctctgtgtcctcactgcTTACGGCTTCTACAGCAGCATCTACTGCAGCACGTGGCTCCTGGCGGGCATCGGCATCGAGCGCTACCGCAGTGTGGCTTTCCCCGTGCAGTACCAGCAGTCCCGTCGACCCGTGTATGGAGTGATCGCCTCCCTGGTCTCCTTCCTCTTGTCCTTCGGACACTGCAGCATTGTGATCATCGTCCACTACTTACCAACCAACAACACGGGGGGTGATGCCAAAGACCTCCCTGCCTGCTATGAGAACTTCACCCCAGAGCAACTGGATGTGTTGCTTCCTGTGCGGCTAGAGCTGTGTCTCGTCCTCTTCTTCATCCCCATGGCGGTCACCATCTTCTGCTACTGGCGCTTTGTGCGTATCATGCTCTCCAGACCCCAAGTGGGAAGGCAGAAGCGCTGGAGAGCCATGGGGCTGGCCGCTGTGACCCTCTTCAACTTCCTGGTCTGCTTTGGGCCTTATAACGTGTCTCATGTGGTGGGGTTCTTCCAGAAAAAGAGTGAACTCTGGCGGGCATGCGCGGTGCTGCTCAGTGCTTTCAATGCTTGTGTCGACCCCTTGATTTTCTACTTCTCCTCCTCAGCTGTGCGCAAAGCCTTTGATAAAAGGCTACGCAGTCTGCAGAGCTGGGGTGCCTCACTGTCAGGGTACTGCAGGAAAAGAGCTGGCGAGCCGGCTGCAGAGCGAAAAGAGGGGAGTTTAGGTATGGCCAATATCAACTTCACAGGAGACTAA
- the LOC100468593 gene encoding free fatty acid receptor 2 isoform X3, producing the protein MALEPRSRGLLSFYIIYFLTGLPANLVALWAFVGRVRQPQPAPVHILLLSLTLADLLLLLLLPFKMIEAAYDFRWPLGDALCVLTAYGFYSSIYCSTWLLAGIGIERYRSVAFPVQYQQSRRPVYGVIASLVSFLLSFGHCSIVIIVHYLPTNNTGGDAKDLPACYENFTPEQLDVLLPVRLELCLVLFFIPMAVTIFCYWRFVRIMLSRPQVGRQKRWRAMGLAAVTLFNFLVCFGPYNVSHVVGFFQKKSELWRACAVLLSAFNACVDPLIFYFSSSAVRKAFDKRLRSLQSWGASLSGYCRKRAGEPAAERKEGSLGMANINFTGD; encoded by the coding sequence ATGGCGCTAGAGCCCCGAAGCAGAGGTCTTCTCTCTTTCTACATAATATATTtcctcactggtctccctgccaACCTCGTGGCCCTGTGGGCCTTCGTGGGACGGGTCCgccagccccagcctgcccctgTCCACATCCTCCTGCTCAGCCTGACGCTGGCGgacctcctgctgctgctgctgctgcccttcAAGATGATTGAGGCTGCGTACGACTTCCGCTGGCCCTTGGGGGACGccctctgtgtcctcactgcTTACGGCTTCTACAGCAGCATCTACTGCAGCACGTGGCTCCTGGCGGGCATCGGCATCGAGCGCTACCGCAGTGTGGCTTTCCCCGTGCAGTACCAGCAGTCCCGTCGACCCGTGTATGGAGTGATCGCCTCCCTGGTCTCCTTCCTCTTGTCCTTCGGACACTGCAGCATTGTGATCATCGTCCACTACTTACCAACCAACAACACGGGGGGTGATGCCAAAGACCTCCCTGCCTGCTATGAGAACTTCACCCCAGAGCAACTGGATGTGTTGCTTCCTGTGCGGCTAGAGCTGTGTCTCGTCCTCTTCTTCATCCCCATGGCGGTCACCATCTTCTGCTACTGGCGCTTTGTGCGTATCATGCTCTCCAGACCCCAAGTGGGAAGGCAGAAGCGCTGGAGAGCCATGGGGCTGGCCGCTGTGACCCTCTTCAACTTCCTGGTCTGCTTTGGGCCTTATAACGTGTCTCATGTGGTGGGGTTCTTCCAGAAAAAGAGTGAACTCTGGCGGGCATGCGCGGTGCTGCTCAGTGCTTTCAATGCTTGTGTCGACCCCTTGATTTTCTACTTCTCCTCCTCAGCTGTGCGCAAAGCCTTTGATAAAAGGCTACGCAGTCTGCAGAGCTGGGGTGCCTCACTGTCAGGGTACTGCAGGAAAAGAGCTGGCGAGCCGGCTGCAGAGCGAAAAGAGGGGAGTTTAGGTATGGCCAATATCAACTTCACAGGAGACTAA